TGAAATCGATCCCGAGGCGCGTCATGAACGCAGTGGTTTTTTCAATCGTCTGACCTTGCGTTTCTATTACGCCATGGGACGGAGGATCATCGTTCACACCCCTCTGATGAAAAAACAGTTGATGGAATGGTTCGCGGTCGCGGATGAAAAAATTTGCATCGTCCCCATGGGCCTGAATGAATTCCTTTACGATCCCCTGTTGACCCGGGACGAGGCGCGGCGGCGCCTGGGATTGCCCCAAGAAGGGACCATCTTTCTGTTTTTTGGCATGATCACCCGGTTCAAGGGGGTTGACCTCCTGGTGGAAGCCTTTCGTGACCTTGGCACGGATTGCCATCTGGTCCTGGCGGGACGGGGGGCGACGGGATCGGGGGCTTATCTGGATCGGTTGCGCCAGGCGTTCGACTCGGAGACCCTCAAAAACCGGGTTCATCCTTTCATCCAGTACATCCCCGATGCCAGAATCGCCGATTTCTTTACCGCCGCCGATTGTCTGGTGTTACCCTATCGCAACCTGTACCAGAGCGCCGTCCTGTTCATGGGGTTGACCTTCGGCCTGCCGATCATCGCGACCGATGTCGGATCACTCAGGACGTGCATCCGCGATGGCGAAAACGGCTGGATCTGCCGTCCCGGGGATGTGACGGACCTGGCGGAAAAACTTCATCTTTTTTTGCGAAGCGACCTGGCGCTTCATGCCGACCTCCATCGAGAAGCGATCCGAAAACAGGCCCGGACCGAGTATTCATGGGAGGAGATCGGAAGCAGAACGGCAGCCATCTATCGGGAGGTGGTCCGGGACAACCGTCGATGAACATCATCGCAACGATTCAAACCCTGACGGAAAACGGGACGCTGATCCATGGAAAAAAACCAGATCGAAGAGATTGAAATCAATTTACTGCTCGATGCCCTCTACCTTCGATATGGATACGACTTTCGCGACTATGATCGCGGGGCACTGAAAAAAAGAATTCACGCCTGTCTTTCCCAATGCACCTTTCACCATGTTTCCGAAATCATTCCTCGTCTGCTCCATCATGGTGAATTCCTGACACGGCTGGTTCATGCCCTGTCGATCAATACCACCGCCATGTTTCGCGACCCCCAGACCTTTGCCATCTTGAGGACAACAGTCTTTCCCGTTCTGGCCAGTTTTCCCTTCATCAATATCTGGCACGCCGGATGCGCGACCGGCGAAGAGGTCTATTCCCTCGCGATCCTTTTGCACGAGGCAAAACTTTTACGCAATGCCCGAATCTATGCCACCGACCTCGATGATGAAGCGCTTTCCAAGGCGCGCGAAGGCGTCTATCCTTTCGAACGCCTCGAAGAATTCGAGGAAGGTTATCGCCAGGCAGGAGGTGTCCATTCCCTTCGGGACTACTGCACCCTGGGATATGGCCTGTTTCGCTTCGAAGACTGGTTGCGGCAAAACATGATCTTTGCCAACCATAATCTGGTCACGGACGGCGTCTTCGCCGAGATTCATCTGTTGCTCTGCCGCAACGTTCTGATTTATTTTAACCCCGAACTCAGAGAACGGGCCCTGGGCCTGTTCCGGGACAGTCTGGGACGGGGCGGTTTTCTGTGTCTTGGCGGCTCCGAATATCTTCCCAGGCCGGGATGGGAACATTGTTTCCAAACCCTCGCCATGAAAGAACGAATCTTTCGGAAAATCCCTCTATTGTAGTGTTTCCTCGATCGCAAAACATGGATGAACAGCCAGGCATTTTGATCGTGGACGACCAGCCCGCCAATCTGCGGGCGATGCAACGCCTCCTTCAGGAGATTCGGGGAACCATCTTTGCCGCCGAGAACGGTGAATCGGCACTGGCGCTATGCATGCAACATCGGTTTGCCCTGGCTCTGATCGATGTCCGAATGCCCGGCATGAGCGGATTCGAACTGGCCGATTACCTTCGCGGCGCCGAACGGACACGAAATATTCCCCTGATTTTCGTGACCGCCGCCCCCTCCGATCAACTTCATGCCCTGCAAGGTTACCAGACCGGAGCGGTCGATTTTATTCAAAAACCAATCGATGACCGGATCCTTCGTTCCAAGGTCAATGTTTTTCTGGAATTGCACAACGCACGGGAAGAATTGCGCCGTCATCGGGATCACCTGAGCGAACGGGTCGCCGAACGGACCGCCTCGCTGGAGCAGGCCCACAAAAAACTCCATGCCTTGAATCGGCACCTCATCCGGATCCGGGAAGAGGAACGGCGTGTCATCGCCCAGGCCATGCATGATGAAATGGGCAATACGCTGGCGCAACAAAAAATGACCATCGAATGGCTGCAACTCAATCGTTTCGATCACGAACGCATGAATCAAGAATTGGAGCGGCTCAAACTTCAGGTGGAGGATACCATCGCCAAGGTCCGCCACATCACCCTGCTGATGCGCCCGCCAATCCTCGACCAATGCGGATTGCCAGCCGCCCTGGAATGGCAGACGGCCCAGTTCGAAAAAACCAGCGCCATCCCATGCCAGGTCGAAATCGCCAACCCCGAAGCGTCACTCGACGAGGAACAAAAAATCGCCCTCTTTCGCATCCTTCAGGAATCCTTGACCAATATCGGACGCCACGCCCGAGCCACTGCCGTCCGCGTTGCCTTTTTCCGCACCCGGGACCTGGTCCATCTTGTCATCGAGGACAATGGACAGGGGATCGCCGATGAAATCCTCACCCATCCCACGGGAAACCTTGGACTGCGCGGCATGGAAGAACGCGCCTGTCAACAGGGAGGCGAACTGCATCTGGAAACCTCCGCGCAAGGGACGCGAATCACCACCACCATCCCCATCAACCCTTCCTCCCGGAGCCCATCCCATGATCCGCATCCTGTTGGGGGATGACCATTCCATCTTTCGCGAAGGACTCAAACGGATTCTGGCCGAACGCCAGGACATGCTCATCGCCGGCGAGGGGGAAAACGGCGATGAAGTCTTGCAACTGCTTCATTCCAGTGCTGTCTGGGACCTTCTTCTCCTGGATGTTTCCATGCCCGGAAAAAACGTCCTGGAACTGGTGACGGAAATCCACCGGCGCTGGCCGACCCTTCCCATTCTCATCCTGACGATGCACCGCGACCGCGAGCTGGCCATCCGATTCATCCGCGCCGGGGCCAAGGGATTTCTCACCAAGGACTGCGGTCTGGGGCAACTGTTGCGTGGCATCGTCAAGGTGGCCGCGGGTTCCCGCTACATCGACGAGGAGGTGGCTGATTTTCTCCTCGAACACCTTGCCGGCGACAGCGGAGCGGCACCACCCCATGCCCTGCTCTCCAACCGGGAGTTCACGGTCCTGTGCCGGATCGCGAGCGGCCAGACCGTGTCACAAATCGCCTCTGAACTTTCCCTGAGCATTTCCGCGATCAGTTCCTACCGCAACCGTGTGCTGAACAAATTAAAGTTGGATAACAATGCCCAGTTAACCCACTATGCCCTGAAAAACGACCTGCTCAAATCCTCCGATCAGGCCGTCCTGACACGACAACCGTGACCGTCACCGTTCAGACCCCGTCATTCTCAACGAAAACGGGAATCCAGGATTTACGGGGCCTCCCTGGATCCCCGCTGTAGCAGGGGATGACGTTCGTAAGGGGGGTGAACGGTTACCAATGACCGGAAATCGAACCGGAAAGCGAATTTCCTTCCCGGAATCGTTTTCCATGGTCAAAAACGCTCGAATTCATCCTCAGACGGAGCGGCGGCAATCGTCGGGGGCGCGGCAATCATCCGGGGTTTCGAAGTCCTGGCCGACACCCCATGAGATGATGCGGGTTTCTGGACATTCGCCGACCGGGCCGGAGGCGCCTTGGAACCGGAAACATTCTCTTTGCCACGATTCCGGGATACGGAAGCGTCGGTACGGAAGAAGGAGATCGCCTTATGCAGCAACTGCGCCTGACGGGAAAGATCATCCGAAGTCGCCGACATTTCCTCCGCGGCACCAGCATTGCGTTGGATCACCTGATCCAATTGCTGGATGGCGGTATTGATCTGCGTGGCGCCTTGATTCTGCTCCGAACTGGCGGTGGCGATTTCCTGAACCAGGCTGGCGGTCCGTTTGATGTCCGGTGCCAGTTTGGTGATGATGCTGCCCGCCTTCTGGGCAATATCGACGCTGGACACAGACAATTGGCTGATTTCCGCCGCGGCCGTCTGACTGCGTTCGGCCAACTTGCGCACCTCCGCCGCCACCACCGCGAACCCTTTGCCATGTTCCCCCGCCCGGGCCGCCTCGATGGCGGCATTCAGGGCCAACAGATTGGTCTGCCGTGCAATTTCCTCGATGATGGAAATCTTTTCGGCAATTTTTTGCATGGCCTGGACCGCCTCGTTCACCGCAGCGCCACCCAATTCCATGTTCCTGGCCGCCTCGGTCGATATTTTTTCGGTCTGGATGGCGTTTTCGGTGTTTTGTTGCACATTGCCCGCCATTTCCTCCATGGCGGCGGAGGTTTCCTCGATACTGGCCGCCTGTTCGGTCGCCCCCTGGGCCATGGCATTGGAAGAATCCGACAGGCTTTTGCTGCCCGAGGCAACCTGGTCGGAAGCCTCCATCACATGACCCAGAACTTCATTCAAACGGACCACCATCGCGTTCAATGCCTGGGCCAGCCGCCCCACCTCATCCTCCTGGTGGATGTCCAACTGTCGGGTCAGATCACCCCCGGCAACCTGCTGGGCAAAATCGACCCCGCGAATGATCGGACGGGTGATGGAACGACCGACCACTACCGACAATACAAACCCGATCACGACCGCCACGATCGACAACGTCGCCACCATGCTCCGGGTGGAACTGGCTTCTGACAGCATCTTTTCCTCGGTCATCAGGTTCTTCCCCGCCTCCTCGCTGATTCCGTTCAGATGATTTTGAACTTCCTTCAGATAGACCTGGGTTTCAAGCGTGAAGACGGTCTCCGCCTTTTTCTTCCCTTCCAGATTTTCCGCGGCGATCCCTTGCATCTTCTTGAGCGATTCCCGCACCTGACCCAGGCTTGACTTCAGCGGCCCCTGATAGAGTTCCCGGGCCTTGTCCAGGGCTCCCTGTTCCAGGTGCGTTTGAATCTCCCTGCCTGCCGCATGCAGATCGCGATGCGCCGGTTCCATGGCCTTCATCAATTCTCCCAGCCGGGAGTCCTGCTGCATCATCCGTGAAGCGCCATCTCCATAAATAAACTTGCCCAACCCGCAACGAGTATGATCCAGTTCGACCTCCAATTTTTTGGTTCCGGCAAGAATCGCCCCCTGAACCTTCTCCGTCCATGCCAGATGATCCACCTCCCGAGCGGTGAGAAACGCCGGCAACGACGCATCCGCCACTTTGAAGACGGCGGCAATCTTCTCCGCCGACTGGTGCAGGGCGGTATGATGTTTTTCGATTTCGTCCAAAGGTTTTTTCAGTTGCGGCAACCGGCGTTCCGCCTCCTTGCGCCCCTCGCCATAATACCATTTGCCGAAGGCGCACTGGTGCGGATCCATCTGGACGTTCAATGTTTTTGATTTTTCATCGCTCAGGAATGAACTGACCTGTTTGGCCCAGTTCAAATGATCGACCTCGCGTTTCAACAATTCACCGCGAAGGCGGTTGCCCTGGATCACTTCCATCCCATTGCCGACGATTTCGGAAATCCCGGAAAAAGACCATGCCCCGACCAGAATCAACAAGGCCAGAACCACCCCCGTTCCCAAGAATATTTTTTTTCCAAGCCCAAGATTCTTCCACATCATCTTTCAATCTCCAGCTCTGTCATTCAAAATCGAAGGAGCGCGTTCGAAACAATTCTTTCGATCAGCCATGGTGAAACCTATCACAATAATTTCAGAAATGAAAGTGGTGAACAGACAAAACCAATAATAAATATTATTACATTTTTCTTATTGTACAAATGAAAAGCCTCCCCGAAAGGAGGCTTGTATTTTATCAATATTTTCACAGGATCATTGGACTATTTTCATGGTCAGGGTATCCTTGGCCGCGAGTGTGGATTGGAAGGAATAGGCCGCCCACACGGATCCCATCAAGGCATTGCAGTCGGTGTGATCGATAAGTTCTTCCTGATCAAAAACGTAAAAATGTTCACGTTTTTCTGTGCTGTCCTTCCCGATTGGCCCATCCGGCCAGATTTTGAACGCAATGAGAGCCAAGTTTGGCAAATTTCAGTGGACTGGAGGGTTGAAATCCTGGACAATTCCCTGGCCGATAGGACCTGGGCAAGAAAAGAGGAGAAAATCGGGTTGGAAACAAAGGATGAAAAACGTCCAAACGATGAATTTGATACCCCATGGAAGGAAATTCTGAGGCTGTATTTCAAGGACTTTCTGGCCTTCTTCCTGCCACGGGCACACGATGGCATCGATTGGGAGCGAGGGTTTGAACTTCTGGACAAGGAATTGGCCCGAATTACACGTGAGGCGGAAATTGGTGATCGGCGCATGGATGAACGAGTCAAGGTGTGGCAACGAGATGGTATCGAACGATGGGTGCTGATTCATGCCGAAATTCAGGGAGACCGGAAAACGACGTTTTCCCCGGATATGTACACCTACCAGTACCGAGCTTACGACCTCAAGAGGATGCCGGTTGCTGGTTTGGCGATTCTGGCCGACGATGAGTCCTGCTGGCGGCCATCGGAGTTCGGCTATGAGTTGTGGGGTACGCAACTCACCTACAAGTTTGTTATCGTTAAGTTACTGGACTACCCAGAATCCGAACTGGAAAAATCTGGCAACCCGTTTGCAATTGTGATATTGGCGCACCTGCATGCCAAGAGAACCAAGCACCTGACGGAGGATCGTTACCAAGCAAAGTGGAGACTGATCAGAGGACTGTATCAAAGTGGTTTCAGCCGCCAGCAGATTATCGATCTTTTTCGTTTCATCGACTGGGTGCTTTACCTGCCAGATGAGGCCGACAGACGGTTGTGGAAAGAAATTGTTGACTTCGAGGAGAGCCAAAAAATGCCTTACATTTCGAGTGTGGAGCGGTTTGGTATGCAAATTGGTATGCAAATTGGTATGCAAAAAGAAGGTGCATCGATGCTAACCCGCCTATTGCAACGTCGCTTCGGTGCCGTGCCTGATTGGGCCAGCGAAAAAATCACCAAGGCTGAGCTTCCCTCCATAGAGGAGTGGAGCCTTCGCATCTTCGACGCCCAGTCCCTGGACGATGTTTTCTCGGACAGAGTATAATATCATTTTCCGAACATTATATCAATCGTATAAAAAGAAAGCCCCACGGAGGGGGCTTGTATTTTACCAGAATTTCACAGAATCATTGGACTATTTTCATTGTCAGGGTATCCTTGGCCGCGAGTGTGGATTGGAAGGAATAACCTGCACTCTTGCGCGACGAATTCCGGGTAAAGACAACCGAAATCATCCCTGGCCCCTGGGTGGGATCGGCGATTCCCCAGGTTTCGGTACCGTCGGTGGTCGAGGTGGTCGTCGCGGTCGTCGTCGTTGTCGATGAGGTCGTGGTTGTTTTCTCGCTGAGGTCCTTGGAAAGGACGGTCTTCAAGTCGGTGCTTTCGGCCATGTTGGAGGAGGCCAGGTTGAAATAGCGTTGTTCGCCGTTGGCGAAGGTCTGGGCAGTGGTGGCAGTCACATCCACGCTGCCACCGGCACCATTGGACATCACCAGTTTGTCCACCCGTACCGCATCGTCGTAGAGGACGATCTGAAATCCGATGAATCCTTCGAGGGAAACCGGATTGTTCCGGTCGAGCCATGTTTTGGAATCGGCCAGGAGTTTCAGGTTGGTACGATCGCTGGAAAGCTGGGTATAGGCATCGACGCCACCGGAAAGTTCGGCGGTCATCTCCTGGTCGGTATAGCCAATGCCATAAAGTTCCCAGGTTTTGCCGCTCTGATTGGCCGCCAGCCCGCGATACAATTCATTGAAGATCAGGTTGCCGCTGTCGCTTCCCCGGGTCCAGGCGCCATAGGCCGTTCCCAGATTCAACGAATTGAGCCACGTCGTATTGGCAAACTTGATGGAAAACTTGGGATCGCTCATCGCGCCTGTATCCAGATCGACGGTCGCCTTCAGGACCAGAGACGTGATTGCCGAGGATGGAATGGAGACATTTTCGGTCGTCGTCGCATCGGGGGTGAATGTGGCGATATTGCTGGCGGAATTTTCCAGGAGTTCGATGTTGAGCTGCCCCTGATTCTTTCCCGAGGACCCCACCTTGGATACCATGCTCACGGTGGCGCCCGTGAACGAAACCGACAGGGTCCCGGTGACGGAAACATTCCGGGTCGTGGCGGCGGTCGCGGAGGCCGTGGTTTGGGTCGTGGTGGCGGCGGTGGTGGAAGAGGTCACCTGGGTGACGATGTCGATTCCGGGAAAGGTGATCGTGCCATCGGCCAAAGGATTTTTTTCCGGATCATAATACTGGAATCCGGTTCCATCGGTCGTGGTGGCGGCGGTGGCGGTGGTATCGTAGCGAATCGTCAGGGAGGCCGTCCCCGGCGTGTCGATGGCGCTGCCCGTTGCGGTGGCGGTGGTCATCGTGGTGGAAGTGGTGGCGGATTGCGATGGCGTCAGGGCCAGGTTCCACGATTCGGACTGTTTTTGAATGGTGCCCCGCAGATGATTGGTCGCAAAACTCTTGGGAACCAGGTAACCGGCGACGAGATCCTGTTCGATCCAGTTGGATTTTTTGTAGCGAAAGATTCCCGCATCCTTGAAGAAAAGTTCCAATCCCTTGGTCGCGACCGACTCGCCCGAGGCGATCGAATCCTTGGCGAACCCCTGGCCATGACCATCGGTCTTGAAAAAGCTGGAATAATCCGGCCCCGAGGGAAAGTGGATCTGGGCAGCCGCGCGGGCCTGGGAAGAAATGGTGATGCCATTGCCGGGATCCCCATCTTCGTCGAGCGTTTGCAAAAAGCGCGACAGATTGACCACCTCTTCATGATTGACATGACCCCCCTTGACCAGATCACTCGGAGTGATCACCCCCCGGGCAGAGGTCGCACCCAACGGCAGACCACCCAGAAAAAAGGAGATGGTTTCCCCGGCGACATAGGTGAACTGCCCCTTGGCATCGGTCGCCCCCGAATCGTTGCCGCTGGTCCGATAGGTCAGGCCGTCGGTCGGACCGTCAAGAAATTTACCCACCAAAACCTCGGCGGGGGCGCTGGAGGTCGTGGCGGTCGTGGCGGAATCCCCACCGCCGCCGCACCCTCCCAAGAACGCCGACAGACACATGAATCCGACCCGGGACAGGATGCGCCGATCATTAGTGCGTTTCATTGCCATTCCAAGCCTCATGACTGCAAGAGTGACATCGCGTCGGGCTCATCGAAACCGAAGCTCGAATGGCTTTTTGCAAATATCAGGCCATATCTATGTCGTTCCGTTCAGTTGGCTCGATCCAAACAAGCCCGAGGCCAAGTGCCGGTGGGCCAGTTCGAGAAGATGGGGATGATGGGTGAAATAGATGACCTGCCGTTCGAGACCCGACAGTATTTTCAGGGCGGCGGCGGCCCTGTGGTCGTCAAAGTGAACCAACAGGTCGTCCAGAATCAAAGGCATCGGTTGATGCCCCTCATTCAGGGATTCCATCGCCCCAAGACGCAACGCCAGGAATAATTGATCCCGGGTTCCGGCGCTCATCCCCTCCACCCGCACCCGTTCCCCTCCGGGGCGGACCCCATGGAAAAAATGTCGCTGGCCATCATGATCCAGGCGCAAATCGACGAACGATCCCGCCGTCAGCTCGCGAAAATACCGGGCGGCGCCATGCAGGACCGGATCCTGATTTTGTTCTTGAAAACGCTCGATCACCCGCTGCAACAGCCCTTCGGCAAGCCCCAGACGCACATGGTGTTCCGCGTGACGCACCAGGTCATGCCCCAGCCCTTCCATCTCCTGACGCAGACAGGCAACCGCATCGCTCCCCGTCATTGCCTGCAACTCCCGGACTTCCCCGCCGTAATCCTGGTCCAGGGTCCGCAATTCCCCGGTCAGACGGTCGATTTCGACCTGGATACGATCCAGCTCCGCCCGGGCCACATCGACATCCTGTCCCAACACCTCAAGCGTCACCTCCTCAAGCGTCGCCCCCTCGGCGCTCGCAAGCATTTCCCCTTCACATTCGCCGATCTTCCGGTCCACCTCCTCTTTCGATCGAACCTGTTCCTCGATGGCGGCCATTTCCTCGGGGTCCCGGGTTCCATACCGTTCTCCGATTTCCTCAAAGCGCCTGGCGATGGTGGTCCGGGTGGCGTGACACTCCCGTTCCAGGTTTCGCCGTTCCTCGATGCCCTTTCGCAGTTCCTCGCGCCGGTGAACCGCGATCATCGTCCGGTCCAGGCGTTCTTCGAGTTGTTCGACACGCTCCAGAACGTGACGTTCGTTCGCCGCCGGTTCCCCCTCCCCGAGAAGGAGAGAAAGTTCCCGGACTCCGACCATGAATCGGTCCCTTTGCCCTTCGATGTCCCGGATGCGCGCCAGCCATTCCTCGCGTTGACGAAAGTTTGCGTGTAACGTATCGAACGATCCGAGAAATGCGGCGCTCGACTCGACCTCAAGGCCCAGGGGGTGACCGAACGGTCCCATGAGGGCGCGCCAACGTTCCTCGTTTTCGCGC
The window above is part of the Magnetococcales bacterium genome. Proteins encoded here:
- a CDS encoding response regulator transcription factor, which encodes MIRILLGDDHSIFREGLKRILAERQDMLIAGEGENGDEVLQLLHSSAVWDLLLLDVSMPGKNVLELVTEIHRRWPTLPILILTMHRDRELAIRFIRAGAKGFLTKDCGLGQLLRGIVKVAAGSRYIDEEVADFLLEHLAGDSGAAPPHALLSNREFTVLCRIASGQTVSQIASELSLSISAISSYRNRVLNKLKLDNNAQLTHYALKNDLLKSSDQAVLTRQP
- a CDS encoding response regulator, which codes for MDEQPGILIVDDQPANLRAMQRLLQEIRGTIFAAENGESALALCMQHRFALALIDVRMPGMSGFELADYLRGAERTRNIPLIFVTAAPSDQLHALQGYQTGAVDFIQKPIDDRILRSKVNVFLELHNAREELRRHRDHLSERVAERTASLEQAHKKLHALNRHLIRIREEERRVIAQAMHDEMGNTLAQQKMTIEWLQLNRFDHERMNQELERLKLQVEDTIAKVRHITLLMRPPILDQCGLPAALEWQTAQFEKTSAIPCQVEIANPEASLDEEQKIALFRILQESLTNIGRHARATAVRVAFFRTRDLVHLVIEDNGQGIADEILTHPTGNLGLRGMEERACQQGGELHLETSAQGTRITTTIPINPSSRSPSHDPHPVGG
- a CDS encoding DUF4351 domain-containing protein, whose translation is MYFINIFTGSLDYFHGQGILGRECGLEGIGRPHGSHQGIAVGVIDKFFLIKNVKMFTFFCAVLPDWPIRPDFERNESQVWQISVDWRVEILDNSLADRTWARKEEKIGLETKDEKRPNDEFDTPWKEILRLYFKDFLAFFLPRAHDGIDWERGFELLDKELARITREAEIGDRRMDERVKVWQRDGIERWVLIHAEIQGDRKTTFSPDMYTYQYRAYDLKRMPVAGLAILADDESCWRPSEFGYELWGTQLTYKFVIVKLLDYPESELEKSGNPFAIVILAHLHAKRTKHLTEDRYQAKWRLIRGLYQSGFSRQQIIDLFRFIDWVLYLPDEADRRLWKEIVDFEESQKMPYISSVERFGMQIGMQIGMQKEGASMLTRLLQRRFGAVPDWASEKITKAELPSIEEWSLRIFDAQSLDDVFSDRV
- a CDS encoding glycosyltransferase family 4 protein; translation: MKTILFSSGGVDHYQMGLFEGLAKAGVRVEMVGNDRLNDYRFLFARYPGTVAVNLRGGFDPGVSLPQKLLRVLGTYVRVLIYPFRTEARLVHLQWLIRLPKLDRMLLPPLFRLAGKQVVITAHEIDPEARHERSGFFNRLTLRFYYAMGRRIIVHTPLMKKQLMEWFAVADEKICIVPMGLNEFLYDPLLTRDEARRRLGLPQEGTIFLFFGMITRFKGVDLLVEAFRDLGTDCHLVLAGRGATGSGAYLDRLRQAFDSETLKNRVHPFIQYIPDARIADFFTAADCLVLPYRNLYQSAVLFMGLTFGLPIIATDVGSLRTCIRDGENGWICRPGDVTDLAEKLHLFLRSDLALHADLHREAIRKQARTEYSWEEIGSRTAAIYREVVRDNRR
- a CDS encoding protein-glutamate O-methyltransferase CheR, with the translated sequence MEKNQIEEIEINLLLDALYLRYGYDFRDYDRGALKKRIHACLSQCTFHHVSEIIPRLLHHGEFLTRLVHALSINTTAMFRDPQTFAILRTTVFPVLASFPFINIWHAGCATGEEVYSLAILLHEAKLLRNARIYATDLDDEALSKAREGVYPFERLEEFEEGYRQAGGVHSLRDYCTLGYGLFRFEDWLRQNMIFANHNLVTDGVFAEIHLLLCRNVLIYFNPELRERALGLFRDSLGRGGFLCLGGSEYLPRPGWEHCFQTLAMKERIFRKIPLL
- a CDS encoding HAMP domain-containing protein; the encoded protein is MMQQDSRLGELMKAMEPAHRDLHAAGREIQTHLEQGALDKARELYQGPLKSSLGQVRESLKKMQGIAAENLEGKKKAETVFTLETQVYLKEVQNHLNGISEEAGKNLMTEEKMLSEASSTRSMVATLSIVAVVIGFVLSVVVGRSITRPIIRGVDFAQQVAGGDLTRQLDIHQEDEVGRLAQALNAMVVRLNEVLGHVMEASDQVASGSKSLSDSSNAMAQGATEQAASIEETSAAMEEMAGNVQQNTENAIQTEKISTEAARNMELGGAAVNEAVQAMQKIAEKISIIEEIARQTNLLALNAAIEAARAGEHGKGFAVVAAEVRKLAERSQTAAAEISQLSVSSVDIAQKAGSIITKLAPDIKRTASLVQEIATASSEQNQGATQINTAIQQLDQVIQRNAGAAEEMSATSDDLSRQAQLLHKAISFFRTDASVSRNRGKENVSGSKAPPARSANVQKPASSHGVSARTSKPRMIAAPPTIAAAPSEDEFERF